The DNA window GCGCTCAACCCGTCAGACCAGAGCGTCTTTAGGCGCTCGACGCGTTCGTCGGTCCAGGACATCTTGTCACCCTCTCTTCGCCGCTCCGGGGAATCCCTTAAGACCCGCCCGGTCCATATGTAGGTCCGGCAACGCAAAACACATGCGATTGTATCGCTGGAGCATCTCACCACGATATCTCGTGGCGACGACTTCTAGGCTACAATGGGCGCTCTCACTGGCGCAATGACCACTGAGTCACGCCTTGCAACCCTTTACGACTTTTCAACAAATATCGTGGCGCAACCGCATCGGTTCAACCACCACTGTCCGAACTGATTCGCAAAGGCGGGAAGTGCTTGTCTAAATGCCGCAATTTCCGGCGGTAAGAGTTCAAAAACCTTGACAGTTCCGGCTTTTCTCATGGTATAGAGCCGCGTTGCGAGAGGCCGCGCCGCCCGAGAAGCCGGGGGCGCGGCCTGCTTTTTTCATTCCGCCGGCCTCGCGGCAGCGGCACCGGTACCCGCAGGAAACCCGTATCACTGAAAAGGAAACTGTCATGACCGCCCCTGGTTCCACTTCTCCGCTCTATGCGACGTTCTCGCGCGCGGACGTGGCCTTCGAACGAGGCGAAGGGGCCTGGCTCATTGACAGCCGAGGAGAGCGCTGGCTCGATTTCGGTTCCGGCATTGCCGTCAATGCCCTCGGGCACGCCCACCCGCACCTCGTCTCGACGCTGAAGGCACAGGCCGAAAAGGTTTGGCACGTCTCCAATGCCTTCCGCATCCCCGATCAGGAGCGGCTGGCCGAACGTCTCGTTGCCAATACATTCGCTGACCGCTGCTTCTTCACCAATTCGGGTGCTGAGGCGCTGGAATGCGCCTTCAAGACGGTGCGCCGCTACCATTGGGCAAACGGCCAGCCCGAGCGCTTCCGCATCATCACCATGGAAGGTGCCTTCCATGGCCGGACGCTGGCGACCATCGCCGCAGGTGGGCAAGAGAAGTATCTTGAGGGCTTCGGGCCGAAGGTCGACGGCTTCGACCAGGTACCCTTCAACGATATCGCGGCCGTCAAGGCGGCGGTGACGGCGGAGACCGCCGGCATTCTGGTCGAGCCGATCCAGGGCGAGGGCGGCGTGCGCGTCATTCCGCCCGAGACCCTTCGGGCGCTGCGTCAGATCTGCGACGACCACGGCCTGCTGCTGATCTTCGACGAGGTTCAGTGCGGCTATGGTCGCAGTGGCCGCTTTTTCGCTTACGAATGGTCCGGCGTGACGCCGGACGTGATGGCGGTGGCTAAGGGCATCGGCGGCGGCTTCCCGCTCGGCGCCTGCCTTGCCACCGAGGCAGCGGCGGCGGCGATGAAGGCCGGCGTGCATGGCACCACCTACGGCGGCAATCCGCTGGCCATGGCGGTCGGCAACGCCGTTCTTGACGTCGTGCTGGCCGATGGCTTCCTGGAGCGAGTGCGCGCCGCCAGCCTGCGCTTCAAGCAGTCGCTAGCCGGCATCGTCGATCGCCATCCCGACCTCTTCGAGGAGATTCGCGGCGAGGGTTTACTCATCGGCCTCAAGTGCAAACGTCCGGTAGCGGAAATGAATGCCGCTTTCCGCGATCAGCACCTGCTGACCATCGCTGCCGGCGACGGCGTCGTCCGCCTTCTGCCGCCGCTGATCGTCAGCGATGAGGAAATCCTCGAAGCGGTCAAGCGCATCGATACCGCTGCCACCGCCCTTTCCGCATCTTCCGCCGCTCCAGCAGCGGCCGCCGCCAAGTCGGCCTGAACGAGACGACAGATATGACCGACCTCAAGCATTTTCTCGACCTCACCGATCTCTCCGGAGACGATCTCCGCGCCATTCTCACCCGCGCCCGTGACCTCAAGTCGAAAGTAAATGGCTGCCGCCCCGGCGTCGGCCCGCTCGCCGGCAAGGTACTGGCGATGATCTTCGAGCGTCCTTCGACCCGCACACGCGTCTCCTTCGACGTCGGTATGCGGCAGCTCGGCGGCGAAACCGTCATGCTGACCGGCGCGGAGATGCAGATCGGCCGCGGCGAGACCATCGCCGACACGGCCCGCGTGATGTCGCGCTACGTCGACGCCATGATGATCCGCATCCTCGACGTCAACGCGCTGCATGAGCTGGCCGAATACGCCAGCGTGCCGGTGATCAACGGCCTTACCAAGGTCAGCCACCCGACGCAGGTGATGGCCGACATCATGACCTACGAGGAGCATCGCGGCTCGGTTAAGGGCAAAACCCTTGCCTGGACCGGCGACGGCAACAACGTGCTGAACTCGCTGGTGCACGCAGCCGCCCGCTTTGGCTACACCATGCGCATCGCTACGCCCAAGGAACTCGCTCCGGCGCAGGGACCGATCGACTGGGCGCGCGCCAACGGCGGGCGCATCGAGGTGACCAACGATCCCTTCGAGGCCGTCGATGGCGCCGATGCCATCTTCACCGATACTTGGGTGTCGATGGGCGATGAGGAAGGCGAGCGGCGGCGGCATAACCTGCTGACGCCGTATCAGGTGAACGACCGTCTGATGGCCGCCGCCGACAAGGACGCCGTGTTCATGCACTGCCTGCCGGCCCATCGCGGTGATGAGGTCACCTCATCGGTGATGGACGGGCCGCGCTCGATCGTCTTCGACGAGGCGGAAAACCGCCTGCACGCCCACAAAGGCATCCTGGCCTGGTGCTTTGGCGCCATGGAGGACTGATGAGCACTGTCGATCGCCCCTCCACACCCGCTGGCGCACCTGCCGGCGACGACGCCGTGCTGCCGTTCGCCGTCGAGGCCCTCGACCTGCGCGGCCGCGTCGTGCGGCTCGGACCGGCGATCGACACCATCCTCAGCCGTCATGACTATCCGCCCGCCGTGTCGCGGCTTCTTGCCGAGGCGGTGGCACTGACGGCACTGATCGGCACCTCGATGAAGTTCGAGGGCCGGTTCATTCTGCAGACGCAGTCGGACGGCCCGGTGAGCATGTTGGTGGTGGACTTCGACTCACCTGATGCCCTGCGCGCCTGTGCCCGCTTCGATGCCGACGCCGTGGCGGCCGCCGTCACTGCCGGGCGCGACCGGCCCGAGGATCTCCTCGGCCAGGGCCATCTTGCCATGACCGTCGACCAGGGCGCCCACATGAGCCGCTATCAGGGCATCGTCGAGCTCGACGGTCGCTCGTTGGAAGAGGCGGCGCATGGCTATTTCCTACAGTCCGAGCAGATTCCGACGCGTGTCCGCCTCGCCGTTGCCGAGGTATTGACGCGCGATCCCGGCCGCGAGCCGCATCGCGCCTGGCGAGCCGGTGGCCTTTTCCTGCAATTCCTGCCCGAGTCCTCCGAGCGCGTCGGTCAACGCGATTTGCACCCCGGCGATGCCCCCGAAGGAGCGTCGGCGACCGTGGAAGAGGATGATGCCTGGGTGGAGGCGCAGAGCCTCGCCGGTACTGTGGAAGACGCTGAACTGATCGATCCCGCGGTCAGCGCTGAAACACTTCTCTATCGGCTATTCCATGAGCGCGGCGCTCGTGTGTTCGAGCCCCAGCCGCTCGTCGAGCGCTGCCGCTGCTCTCGCGATGCCGTCAGCGCGATGATCGCCTCCTTTTCGCCGGCCGAACGCATCGACATGGTGGAGAACGGCCGCATCGGCGTGACGTGCGAGTTCTGCTCGACCCACTACGATTTCGACCCGCGGGAATTCGAGACGGACGAGGCGTGAAGCGGCACCGCTTGCCGGGCTTCAGCGCCGCCGGCTTCCATAAAGTGGCAGGCTAAACGGCTTGCGGCGATAGGCGATGAAAATTTCCAGACTCTCGAAATGATCGAAGGCGATCTCGAGAGCTGGCGGCAGATCGTCAAGCGAGAACCAGCGCTGCTCTTCGCTTTCATCGTCAGCTGCGCCAACCTTTTCGCCGGCGGCGCAGAAGTGAACAAAGCTGATGTTTTGGCGATCTTCGCCTGGTCGGTCCGGACGGTCGATGACCCGCAGCAAAGTGAGGTCAGTAACCTGATAGCCGGTCTCTTCGACAATCTCGCGCGCAGCGGCTTGCGGTAGAGTCTCATCGCGCTCGACGAAGCCTCCAACCAGTGCCCACTTGCCGCCTTCGAGCAAATGCCGGCTGCGCCTGACCAGCAACACCTCGCCGCCACGCAGGACGATATTGTCCGTCACAACATGGCGCAACGCTGCCCCGTGGCCGTTTTCAAACCTGCAAGTGATCACGAAGCTTATTCCTCTGGCCCACCGAGCCAAGGCCTAGGCCACCTGTCAGGTCAGGCGGCGTTCGGACC is part of the Pleomorphomonas sp. PLEO genome and encodes:
- a CDS encoding aspartate aminotransferase family protein; amino-acid sequence: MTAPGSTSPLYATFSRADVAFERGEGAWLIDSRGERWLDFGSGIAVNALGHAHPHLVSTLKAQAEKVWHVSNAFRIPDQERLAERLVANTFADRCFFTNSGAEALECAFKTVRRYHWANGQPERFRIITMEGAFHGRTLATIAAGGQEKYLEGFGPKVDGFDQVPFNDIAAVKAAVTAETAGILVEPIQGEGGVRVIPPETLRALRQICDDHGLLLIFDEVQCGYGRSGRFFAYEWSGVTPDVMAVAKGIGGGFPLGACLATEAAAAAMKAGVHGTTYGGNPLAMAVGNAVLDVVLADGFLERVRAASLRFKQSLAGIVDRHPDLFEEIRGEGLLIGLKCKRPVAEMNAAFRDQHLLTIAAGDGVVRLLPPLIVSDEEILEAVKRIDTAATALSASSAAPAAAAAKSA
- the argF gene encoding ornithine carbamoyltransferase; the encoded protein is MTDLKHFLDLTDLSGDDLRAILTRARDLKSKVNGCRPGVGPLAGKVLAMIFERPSTRTRVSFDVGMRQLGGETVMLTGAEMQIGRGETIADTARVMSRYVDAMMIRILDVNALHELAEYASVPVINGLTKVSHPTQVMADIMTYEEHRGSVKGKTLAWTGDGNNVLNSLVHAAARFGYTMRIATPKELAPAQGPIDWARANGGRIEVTNDPFEAVDGADAIFTDTWVSMGDEEGERRRHNLLTPYQVNDRLMAAADKDAVFMHCLPAHRGDEVTSSVMDGPRSIVFDEAENRLHAHKGILAWCFGAMED
- a CDS encoding Hsp33 family molecular chaperone, translated to MSTVDRPSTPAGAPAGDDAVLPFAVEALDLRGRVVRLGPAIDTILSRHDYPPAVSRLLAEAVALTALIGTSMKFEGRFILQTQSDGPVSMLVVDFDSPDALRACARFDADAVAAAVTAGRDRPEDLLGQGHLAMTVDQGAHMSRYQGIVELDGRSLEEAAHGYFLQSEQIPTRVRLAVAEVLTRDPGREPHRAWRAGGLFLQFLPESSERVGQRDLHPGDAPEGASATVEEDDAWVEAQSLAGTVEDAELIDPAVSAETLLYRLFHERGARVFEPQPLVERCRCSRDAVSAMIASFSPAERIDMVENGRIGVTCEFCSTHYDFDPREFETDEA
- a CDS encoding NUDIX hydrolase, with amino-acid sequence MITCRFENGHGAALRHVVTDNIVLRGGEVLLVRRSRHLLEGGKWALVGGFVERDETLPQAAAREIVEETGYQVTDLTLLRVIDRPDRPGEDRQNISFVHFCAAGEKVGAADDESEEQRWFSLDDLPPALEIAFDHFESLEIFIAYRRKPFSLPLYGSRRR